The following is a genomic window from Anopheles aquasalis chromosome 3, idAnoAquaMG_Q_19, whole genome shotgun sequence.
GAAGGAATGACGCCGCTAGATGGAGAGCTAGATTCTTCTGCGGTTTCCCTGGCTAGTGGTGAAGGAGACCATCGCTTCGCGAAACCTCTCCCGATGGATGACGTTCAGTCGACATCATCGGGCGATAATTCGGAGACATAAAATCGATTGTAATTTGAGACCTATCACAAAAAGACATCAGTGTTTTCTTTGCTATTTTTACGTGTGTTTGGCCACAAACCGCAGAACCGAAAGAAGACAAACCCCGAATCCCAAGGACGGAAGGCACCGCATCACCTTGATGATAGATTGTCCTCCGACAGGGTTGCGGTTGATGCGCGCTTTGTTTACAACGCTATTGATTTAACTTGGTTGCTCAGCTTCGCCATGAGACCAGGACCAGGTGGTCTCGGTCGTGGACGTTTCGCCCCAACCGTGCCCGTGACAGCTGTCTGCAGCTCGCGCTGAGTGTTGAAGCTAGTGCGTAGCATTCAGCAACCGCAACTTGCAATCAGCACTTTGCCGAACAATGATTAGCTGCCATTACGAACCCATACGAATAAGTAATGAAAGTTTGATCCCTCTTTTGAAGGGCAGATTGCACGGCCTTGACCTTTCCCCACGGGACGTACTCGGAAGTTATGCCTTATCAACTACAACGTCAACTTTGTGGCTttaatgattgattttcaGTTTCTAATGGATGAATATGGACACATGATGTGCTCTTTCTCAAAGATCATTAGTATATCGATCAATGTCGCAGCCGCTACATCACTTACCTAATAGTAAAAGTACTCCCAAAAACGATACACACGAGTACAACAATGGCAGATGATATCTCTTTACATCTGaaagaaagcaacgaaagAATATACCCATTAAACAACATACAAAATCCGACGTCCAGCATCATGACAGTGCGCCTTTACTTACAAAATAATGCCTGAAAGATGTTCCGATCAGGATCGCCCAGCGCGGAAATCACGTACGTGCTGGAGAGCACGATAAATGCGACCAGCGAGAACACGGTAAACGTCTCGTACACACGCGCCATAATGCCCTTCTTGTGCCCGCTGAAGCCGCTCGACTCGGTGAAAAGATACGAGAACGGTAGCAGCACAAACAGTGCCAGATTGGAGAACAGAAACACATAGTTCCAGAGACCTACCagcaggaggaaaagaaaagcagaagaaaaaaaacaataaagcaaACAGAAGGATTGTTTGTTAGACCGCCGTCTACTGTACCTTGTATGAGCGAGCTGTTTAGCCATTTCACGTAGTAACTGTTCGGGTAGAGTATCAGTACCTCGTTGCTGGCGATCGAAATCGGGAGCAGTAGTGCCGCACCAACCGCTACCGACAACGAGAAGGTGCATAACCACAGACTGCACACCCAAccggatgatgacgacgaggcgGACGACCATTGGTAGAGCAGCGGAACCGAGGGAACAGGGGAAGCAAAGTTCAACCGTCAGTAAAATTGAGGAGTGAAAGCCgccaacgaaccgaaacccACCTTATTCTGTAAACTGtaatttcatcttcatcgttcgAATACAAGTCAGCACGATCGCGTCGACGGAATCGCATGATCAGCGCATAGCTTGCAAGGTAAAGCAGCAGGAATAGTAACATGAAAAtctggaaagaaagaaaaaacaacagcatGATGCGGATTATTAGTTTCATCGAGCGGTGAGTGAAATAAAAACTTCGATCGAGCAGGGGCGCAACTCCTGGACTCGCGATTGAAACATGTTGAAGAATGCTGCACCAACAACTGGTACAaactgccgccgccacctccTTCTTCCATCAAAACAGGTTTGTTCAAGGGGTCTCCATCattgcttttccgtttttgggccGTCTCAGACATAGAACCAATGATGCAGCGAACAGCATGCGTAGCAGCGTAACGGAAACTGTATGAGGTGTACTTTGTGTCGAAGAGATCACAACGAGTGATCGAGACAAGATACGATCAGAGTGGTACAAAAAGCTCAAACGCTTCACAGTCCACTAACGCTAAAGGTTAGTATGCTTGACGATTCAACTGTTCGATTATGTCCCGGACGGTCATTGTAAATGCAGACTAGCAGCGGGGTGTTCAGCATCACTGATCGCATTGATCGCTTCCTAAAAGCTTCATTGTTTCGACGGCAATGCAGTACCCGAATGGCCAGGGACACAGGGAATAGTACAAAGGGTGCAGCACCCGTTCTAATTGTTTAGTCAGTTTCCTGAATTCAAATGCCTTGCTTATCATTGACCAGTTGTGcagttttgtttaaaaaacggGGGCACTCGAGCTGACTTCCAATTGGTACCTACGTCGACCCCTATGGTGACGGTACATTGGGATCGATGATCGGTACCGTTTAATCATATTCAGTGGCCCCGTTTTCGGGCGtctacaacgacgacgacaacaacagtaCGACAGGGACATCCTGCTTCGCGTTCTGCTAAATCACAggtcgattgatcgattagTAACGAGACCGAGATAGTGGTAAATGTACTTTCGGACCGATGCTACCGATACTCTCGATGCGCTCTCCACAAACACTCACGTACGGTCGCAGTGTCTACACTCTGTCTAGACATTCGTGGCCACCGCTTGCGCGAACGATATGGTCACGGAACGATTGATTAGTTTTATGTGGCGCTGACGTTATTCTCCTTTTTTGAGGATAGACTTCGCGTTAttcctctcgttctctttggcatcaccaaaaaaaaaccgtcgtACACTCCGTCGGATCGTTGCGTGATTCGTGCTGGTTCGATTGTATACACATTGGCACGCGacgaagaaagcaaaggaatGTTTAGTTGTTCTGGACCGATTTGCTTACTtaacaccatcaacatcaacatcatcatcatctccatcaccaGAGCCGGAACGATGTTTAATGGTTTCGAATTGTTTGTTGCATCACACACTTCATAGCATGCCATGCGCCGTTGCGTCTTTTAGTGTTTGCGCATTGTTTACGATGATTTCGGTAAACAATCTGCACAAGACGGGTATTCGGTGAGGAATAGCTAGAAACACAGACACTGAAGACAGCAAATCGATCCTCATTCCCAACGATTCGTCGCCTTTAAAGACAACATCAATAACTGCTGATAAACGAGGCAAGTGGCCAAATTTCCGTAAAGTGCAGACACGCTGGCGGCGGCAACCAAATGCCAACAGTACCCCCGCCTTAATCCTTGTTTGTCATAAGAAGCAGCGTTTCATTGGCAAACCATTCGGAAAACAACATTAATCACCGTTCGATCATACTCTGGGGATCATGGCTTACTTTGGTCACGGTATCGAAGCCTCCCCGGGATGGCGTGTGGCATGCAATCGCAGGAAACGTTGCACAAATCCGTAACAATTTCATTCCAGGACGCCCTCCTCCAGTCCAAACTGTGGAGCAAAACGGGTTGCATGTTTGCACGGAACAAGAAAGCCACCGAGAGGTTGTTGCTGCCTAGCGTGGCGCCACTGCTCTGTACATTCGTTGGATTCAAATCCAATAATAGTGATAGCGAGACGCGCCCACAGGGTGTGCCTGTGGGTGGCGCGAGAAGGTGGCATACCTTTGCCAACTCATGATGACCAAAGTGCAACCTTAGAGCGTGGCGAAGATCGCGCGGAGCAGTGATGATTGGTGAGTGAAATGGGTAACGGTACGAACCTTTAAATAGCActaatcctttcctttctctctgtctgtgggGAGGGTGACCGGATGATGACAAGTCGGGCGAAAGTACAGCAAGCACTGGGGGCGCCACCCGATGGCCTGCCGCGGATTCTATTTCTGCCGGGCACGGTGTCGTGTGCCACGCGAACTGCGGACGGTTCCCATCCAATCCCTTACCGTTTTACTATAGCTTGTTGCTTGGCTAGGGGCACGATAGCGGATCAATTAGCAGTGTTGTAGTGTGGAGGAACTCAATGAAAACACGTAGCATAAGAAGCTCAATCAAGAGAATCAAGTTCAATGTGTGACCGAGCGTCGATTAAACATGTGTCGCACAAACTCTTCTCTTGCACCGGCCTCTTGCACCGGAAACTGGATCCGATAAGATAATCGAGcataagtaaaacataaaCGACATGTCGCTACCCCACTTTTAAAGCGAAACAGCGCGCGTCAAGCTGCGCTGCTGTCCATTCGTAATGCTCGTAAAAAAGAACGTACCACGAGGAACCCCTTCTTCTATCAGTGTTCTCCGTGGCCGTGCTTGCTGCTTCCATTtctttgtttacaaacaaagTGCCAGAATCTCGTGGCGTCTCACGGAATGACGACGCCGCCGCGTAGTGGAATCCACGTCACAGAGCAAGCGGAATGGAACGGAGCTGCGTCGTAGTAAACAACTGGCACAACCACTACAAACCGTTCGAAAGACGTTCTCTGCTGGAGAGGGGAACGACCGGGCGGGAAGAGGTTTTTATAGccaaaacattttattttggAGAGATCACAAAGGAGCAATGCCGTGGCCTTCGTGGCATCGATATTGCATGAAGGTATGAGCGAAACTCTCGTTCTCCGTGGTACGCAAGCCAACATCGTGGTGTTTAGCATAATGGCATCATAAtgaaattttttaaaaaaagaaaagatgtcTCATTTCGTTatcgctccctctctttctcggaACCAGCTAATTGGCAACGAGGTTATCGGTAGCGGTACAAGGACAACAGAATTGCAATGGTAATTGCGATAAGCGATGGTACAAGAGTATAGGAACTGTCAAAAAATTTGATGATAACACGCATGATGTACATGATTAACTGACAACGGAATCCATGATTTGTTCCAGGAAATGAACTCAGCAGGAACTCAGTAAAGAGCGCGAAAAAGGGAGAGGATCTTCACTAGATGGATCAAACGAAAGGGATCGATTTCTCCTCGTGGGACACATTCCATATATTCCAGGCCAAGATAGGGTGAAAGGGAGAAATTTTGATTGGTTTATTAAATACCAAAATGGTCGCTTCACAGATTATCCCTCGACATTCCAACAGGTTCCATCTACTTCCTCGTAGAACCGGTAACAAGCGATCGTGTGCGAGTGCTTCACACAGGGCATATCTTATCCATTATACAAGTCAGGAACACCAACTTACGGCCACATGTGGAGTTCCAATTGGCCGGGCGACCAGAAGCAGAATCGCACTTCAACCGGCTCAAGAAGAAACTGATCCAACGTCACAACTGAACGATCGCTAACGAGCTGAACGTTTAACGGTGAGGCCTATAACGGAATAGTTTCGAGTGGATGAAATATGGTCGATTTCTCTGCCTTTCGATTATCAAAATCTTTTATTGCCTTCCacgggaaaatgggaaattgtAGGAAGGAGAGCCGTCGTTGGAAACCCGAAAACAGGAAGCCAGCCCGCACAGCACCGTTTATCTTCCGTTTGCGGATTCATCTGGAACCGCAAGAAAACCGCAAAATAAAAATCTGCCAGGAAGTGAAAGGTGAAATGCATCTCTCGCCGTTTCGGTTGCGTTTGAAAGGGTGGTGATCGCGTGCGGAACGATCAAGAGAATGGTCCTTgatctctttttctttttataagAACTGGTTTCGAACGGACAGAGCGAGTGTTATTTTAGTAATAGTATTGATTTCAGCAAAGGACATACgcaatcattatcatcattatcacaaATGATCTAAAGACTCGTCGGTCCTAAATGCGTACAGAAGGTTACTAGATGCTACGCGCGCGCAAATGCTTCCATAAGTACGACACAAATGGCAATGGAAGGAAGCTGCCACGGTGGCTAAAGTTAAACACGATCGTGACAGTAATTATAGCCATTCGGTTCGCTACCGTGCAAGGTCGACCGGCATGCCAATGCGCTGATTTGTTGCAAAGCATCTCTCGCATCAGGAGCAGCGTCGTGATGTAACGCCACCGTGCATACCGTGCATGGTCAATGCTCTTACGCCTTTTTTCGCAGCCATTAGGGTCCGAGTCTGGTAACGAAGGCTAGGGGAAAAGATCTCTGTTATCATTCAGTTTCATTGCACATCACGCAACCAACCTACAACAAGATACAGAGGGATGTGCACCGGTTTATGCTTCGTGATTTTGCGCGTAACATGGGCGCTGCATAGTTTTGGAAGGAATGTGGGACGGggaaacacacaccaaactACCAGCAGTCTCGGTAGGTCGGAGATCGGGTACCTGAGACGATTGCCATTGTTTGCGAATGATGGGTGCATGCTGCGAAATGCTACGCTACACGCTCGGGGCACATTCCGGTCCTTAAAAAAAGGTGCAGCAGATGTTGATCCCAAACTCTGAAGGAAAGGCATGTGCGTACGCAATGGAGTGATGGGTCTGAGGTGATAGCAATAACTGTTACAGCAAACAAAGTTTTACAACAGATTGATGAAAATATAGGTGTGGAATGTCGCATGTTCGTGGAATGATCGCTCTTCAAGTGAAAGTAGAATGGATTAAACAATTAAAGATTGAATTTAATCAGCAGCCTACTCGGTGATACTCATTCGGCGTGCTATGATGTTAACGAACGATAGCAAAACCAAATAATAATActttaaatgcattttttaacTAATTAGGTAAATTGCCAGCTAGCTTCGTGAGCTACCCAGAAAAGTATGTTAATTCCGACTGGAAGTAGCCACGGCCCATCAATTGAAGAAATCGTGCAATCACACGGCGGCCGAAAGCAATTAAAACGCCGATGCTTCTTCGATCAAAGCAACTCCGCGTTCTGGTAAAAACTCGAACTCTCCGAAAGCAAAGCGAAAACCAGATCGAGTGCCGCTCGCTTCCATCCTTCGGTACCATGATCGGTGGTAACGGATACGTGGTGTTTGCTGGTTGGCGAGCCCCGCCGATTGCAAaccgggcgtgcgtgcgtgtgcttgtTTGCTTATTAGTTGTAGTACAGCGAAACCGCAACAAGGCCCGCGAATGCAGGTGTGCTAATGAAAGGCACAGCATACAAGTAAAGCCCCTCGCGCGATAGGAACAGCGTCCGACCACTTGGCCGTCTCGTATAGGCCAGGCCGCCTATGAATGGTGTTCAAACAATAGCGACAATCGCGCGCTTATCAAGCTTATCAGTCGCGCACCATATTCCATGGGATTATATGTACTTCTTCACATCCTCCTACGGTAGGgctttgattgttttttcgtCATCACCGACGATGGCGCCCGGACGTTAAGGTCAAAGTCTAACTTCCTTTCCCACATCGGACCATCGGCTACTGGGATGATTTTGGTGCCATTTGTTATGCAACAAGGACTACAGGGGATTGGCCTACTGCAATTGCGACTGGGTGGCGCTAATGCATTTGGTGCATTTCGCTCCTCCCAGCTAGCTAGCACGAATCATGCGCGACCACGGCCGGAGGAAGCACCGGTTGCTCCACGCGGTGACATGGTGACCTAGTTCAATCCTCCAGGGGCGCGCCAGATTTGGTGCTGAAATGGAACGGGGCATAAACAGTGCTCGATACTTACGATATGCTCGCGAACCGTGTTGTGGAACATCTGTTCCCGTATGTCGTggacctcctcttcctcgtcctgcTCCATCGTGGCCAGGATCGAGAGGTTCAGTTTGGCCGTAATTTTGACGCTTGTTTTGAGGACGGACTAAGCGCTACTTCCTGTGATGATTTCCGGTTGTCTTCGCCTCTATCTACGATGTACTACTGGCTGGTGGCGTGGTCCAACGAGGCAATCTCATGATCGTCGTGCCGTTGCCAGGCGGATAAGAGACCGTTCGTGGCGCTGCAGCCTCTTCTCTTCGTGTGCCTCCTAATCACACCTAATCACCATCAACGAATCCACGGAGCACCGAAATATCGCCAAACATGGGTGCTTGGTTTGTGCgctgtggtgatgatggtgattccGTTACCCCTCGGAGATTTCCACACTAAACGCAGCCTACTGCGTGATAACAACGGCGTTGGGTGAAATTTACTTTTGGTGTACCGCTAGATCCGGGACAAAACCCACAGCACCAAAGCCGCTTGGTACGAGGAGCGGGGAGTGCGTTATGGCCACTAACTCAACTTTCACTGTGCCCCCAGATGACGACGCGAAGCAAATCAATCGCTCGGCGGATCCTACTTCGTTAGGTATTCACAATGCAcgggggttgctgctgctggcctgtcCGAGTATTCACGCACGCGACACACCAAATCTCGCACGTAGCACACCGCGGAGATgcggaaaagagagatttctcaGCTGGCGCCCGATTTGCCACCTCTTCTCCTTGCCACTTCTTCCGAGGCTCGCCAGGTCAGGATTGATATTTTTGTGcgaatcagctgctgctgttgctgctgctgatgctgttgtcgCTCTCTACGTTGCAACCAGCTCGATGATTTTTCACTCACACTTGCTACCCCTATGATTCGTTACTTATCGCGTCTTATTCTGCTCTTATCAAGAACTACAACACAAGACACACAACTCGGAAAAGCACGGCACGGAAAACACCAGGGAAAAACGCAAGATTCGAGGAGCGACGCGAAAACCGTTAGTTCAGGAGCgagaacgaagcgaacgataaagaaaagaggaagaaactgACGCGCAGGAAAACTCACCCCGCTAACACTCGTCCGTACAGCGTAGCGGTTGAAACGGGGCAAGTGAAATGTTCGATGTTGGCCGAATGATTTCGTGCTATATTTCTCAAATTAGAGGTGCAATTCGTAttggaaatggaggaaaagaaCTTATATTTTCATCAGAATTAAGTGAGATTATCACTCATCCGCTTAGAGGATTGTGGAAATTATAGTACGGCCGCGACTATAGCAGACAGATTGTACACCGAAATGGGTCAACTTGCTCAGGGTTGCTTTCAAGTCTATTCTTCTGCGGAGACTTTTCGGGCGGAGAAAATAAGGATAATAGCAAGCTAAATCCCTATCGGCGGTGAAAGGTTTAGGGAACCCTTTCCTAGGCCCTAAGTAATGGGTAATGCTCGGCAATGTTACTTCCTAAGTATGAATTTATTTCCGTTCCAGTACTGCAGTGTTTTTACAAGACTCAAGATGTTACGCGGAGTCTTTAGGCGGAAGAAGCATCGAGTCCCACATCATCGGATCTACTTCTTGCTGGGTCCGGACAGTTCGGCGATAGCCTTCGCTTCGGctgaaaaacacaaatgcaTGTGGTCAGTTTCATCCTCCTACCGACCGTGAGGGTGGCTTTGGTCCTGCTTACCTTCCtggtttcgcttcttctcctcggcCAACTTTGCATCCCGGATCACCTTCTGCTGAGCTTCGATTTCACGGATTCCGACTTCGCGCTTGGCCAAACGCTGCTGATGGTAGGCACCGTAGGCCACACCAACGACCAGGAACGACCAACGGCCAAACTGCGGGTACAGGACGATGGAAAGGATGCGTTAAGGATGTTGGGTAACAGAGCCACACTTCCCCGGACGGCTCCCGGCGCCGGAGCGCGTTTCTCCGGCCGTcattacataattgttttgaTTCCTACTGGTGCGCGACTCCGGCATGCTTTCCAGCGGACCGGCACAGCGGCAAACTTACCCGGATCAATGGCGATACACGCACTGGAGCACCAAGATCAGCCATTTCGGATTCTCAGGCAATAAATCGGGAGCAGAAGTGCAAAATAGAACGTTTTCTTGCACGGCACGGAGtgtgatcgtcgtcgccaagGTGTTTGAACTAACCAGATAAAGCCATTCCGaatgaaaaaagaagggaaaattTGACAGCTGGCAAGTGGGAGCACTTTATTCTAAACACCTTAACCACCCGACCAAAACAAAAGTGGCTGCGCTTGCGGTGTTGTTGCGTAAAGAAACAACTATTTTTCGACCGCTTCTCTGTTGCTACCGGCAATAAAATCATGAGTTCTCTTCGGCGTGAGGTAGGTTTTTATTGGAGTAAAGAACACCTTTACCACTTGGTGCCTTCTTCTGCTAACTTGAACCAATTATTTTCCTCCCGCACTGATAATAGGCCTTGCGGTGGTACAAGATACTGCAGCGCACGAAAAATGAGGTCTTTGCCGGGGATTTCCGAACCATCACGGCCGCCAGACAACGCATCCGGGAAGAGTACATCAAGAACAAAGACCTAACGgacgaaaaagaaatccaagAGGTAAGCGCATGTGGGCTCGCGAATGTGGCCAAGTTCCAAAAGTGGGTCAATCCTAGCCCACACCTGCTAATGGCATACATTGTATCTCCATCGGTgatagaaaattaaaattgcGAAGGATGTCGATGTCGAGTTGCGCAGTTCGGTCGTGCAGGCCGTGCGAAAGAATCCAACCGTGTTTGGTAAGTGAGCCGTTGGTTTATCTTGGCAGCGGATCAAATCAAATGCTTGATCCCGCGCGAGGGGCAGGACAATGCTGACCTTCATATCATATTTACCATCACACTTGCAGAGGCACGGATCACTCCCGACACGAGAAAGTTGGACAACGTCATGTTCGATCCGGAGGCCGAGCTGCCGCCGCCCCGCAGCAAGAAGTGTAATGATAAGAAATAGTCAAACGTCTTCCAACCGTAGCAAAAGCAAGCTGTTTGTAAATAGTTAGAGTAGTTTGTGGGGCTTCTGCGTCCCCAAAGTCCAATATTCAGGAGCATTTCTAAAATCGCCCTCCCAGCGTATTCACTCAGCCACAACCGGTGACCGATTGTATCGGCAAAGAGTACTCGCGCAGTTGGCGCAGTGGAAGTAATCGAGGGGGATGACTAACGTTTACTTTCCGAAAACGCAATATGAAGAACAGCTTGAGTTGTTGTGATGATGCCGAAGAAAAATTCtatctttatttattttttagtGAATTCGAGTACCGCTAGCAAGATGTTTTGTGCAGACATATCCTTCATAAACAACCTCGTTGTTCGTTATCTAAATGAAAGCTGTAATTGGTGTGCATTATTATGCAATCAGAATATAAAGCACTGTTGAAATCATGCATCATGCCCGTCGATTTGGGTATCATTTAGCAGAGTccgaaaattgaatcaacacCACCATGATTGAGGTAACCCCGGCAACGGCCTATAAGCAGATCCCGGCAACGGCCTTTTTGGAttacaatcaacaacaaaaaaacctacAAAGATGCACTTACGTTCGAGATAAGCTTCATATCCAGATCAATCATTCCGCATGCTTGATGAACGTTACGCAGATTAGAAATTTGAGAAACGTAGTGTTCAATCTGGCGGAAtcgtgaaagaagaagaaagaaatacTTTTAAACAGGGTCGCAAATTACTTGAATCATCTACTTCTTACCGCACTATTCGTTTCATCGGAGCAAGCTGTTTTCCGTATCGAATAGAGGAGGATAAGCGTTTGTTCGTTCTGCAAATGAAGAACCAAATCAGATGTTACCAAAGGTTCATCCAAACATATTTGTCCTCCGCTCTAATTACCTCACTTTGAATCATCCTATTAGGATGGGCGATGAGATAGTAGAAGAAAAATTTAAAGCAAGTGTACAAAAACTTCAGCACGATGTGACCAGGACCTATCCGGCCGTTTTTGATGTACTGATagagctccagcagctccacatTGATGCTGGCAAAAACGGCCACCACAATCAAGATGATG
Proteins encoded in this region:
- the LOC126577452 gene encoding ATP synthase subunit e, mitochondrial, with protein sequence MADLGAPVRVSPLIRFGRWSFLVVGVAYGAYHQQRLAKREVGIREIEAQQKVIRDAKLAEEKKRNQEAEAKAIAELSGPSKK
- the LOC126577451 gene encoding complex III assembly factor LYRM7 — translated: MSSLRREALRWYKILQRTKNEVFAGDFRTITAARQRIREEYIKNKDLTDEKEIQEKIKIAKDVDVELRSSVVQAVRKNPTVFEARITPDTRKLDNVMFDPEAELPPPRSKKCNDKK
- the LOC126576891 gene encoding putative gustatory receptor 59f produces the protein MDHIGSLPLTIVYVVPYTVSFMILLQYYSVFVHLWSCLRKLNIKLTPIVQGYGYLPYTGESVTFLNLTRNGKDDPMSPQQEVIEKLRMVHLKAMNVAGNVNTNFGLVIILIVVAVFASINVELLELYQYIKNGRIGPGHIVLKFLYTCFKFFFYYLIAHPNRMIQSENEQTLILLYSIRKTACSDETNSAIEHYVSQISNLRNVHQACGMIDLDMKLISNVSASL